A single window of Salvia splendens isolate huo1 chromosome 6, SspV2, whole genome shotgun sequence DNA harbors:
- the LOC121807573 gene encoding uncharacterized protein LOC121807573, with translation MFDGLLKSKFFSKCKSDIKLTRTRIAIITKKRNATQKYLRNDVADLLRNGLDTNAFNRVGGLLADMNKSQCYKLIDEYCEHLSNNLPAMNKQSECPEECREAAASLAFAAARFADLPELRELRTLFAERYVKSLDYYVNKQFTEMLTAHPPSNDMKLQLLQEIAAEAGLNAYDKSVDKVRTAAKPKEDDEDESVVDNVLTGNKPMGKSARTRLTKPPPVQEVAVGDENEKVVNIENVAQGRRTLRFFNGGGGHRDEEEKTMDRLLRHYSMKKGSNKTDKSEKEAKLRSQDGPTRASSLPVEPMGPTDTEHPRAASCHLDLMNANVHVHPKLPDYDEFVARLAAFREK, from the exons ATGTTTGACGGGTTGTTGAAAAGCAAGTTTTTTTCCAAATG CAAGTCGGATATTAAGCTGACACGGACACGAATCGCGATTATAACGAAAAAGAGAAATGCAACACAGAAATATCTGAGGAATGATGTTGCTGATCTGCTTAGAAATGGATTGGATACTAACGCCTTTAACAGG GTTGGAGGGCTGCTTGCTGATATGAACAAGTCTCAGTGTTACAAGTTAATTGATGAGTATTGTGAACATCTCTCGAATAATCTTCCTGCCATGAACAAACAGAG TGAATGCCCCGAAGAGTGCAGAGAAGCTGCAGCGTCGTTGGCGTTTGCAGCAGCAAGATTTGCTGATCTGCCAGAGCTGCGTGAGCTGAGGACGTTGTTTGCTGAGAGATATGTGAAGTCCTTGGACTATTACGTCAACAAACAG TTCACTGAGATGTTGACGGCGCATCCTCCCTCAAATGATATGAAGCTTCAGTTATTGCAAGAAATAGCTGCAGAAGCTGGCTTAAATGCATATGATAAG AGTGTGGATAAAGTTAGGACAGCTGCGAAGCCTAAGGAGGATGATGAAGACGAGAGTGTGGTTGACAATGTGCTTACAGGTAATAAGCCGATGGGGAAATCAGCGAGGACAAGACTCACTAAGCCTCCACCAGTGCAGGAGGTTGCTGTAGGTGATGAGAATGAGAAGGTGGTGAACATAGAAAACGTGGCACAAGGTCGAAGGACCTTGAGATTCTTTAATGGTGGTGGCGGCCATAGAGACGAAGAAGAGAAGACGATGGACAGGCTTCTAAGGCACTACAGTATGAAAAAGGGATCAAATAAAACTGACAAATCAGAAAAAGAGGCAAAGCTAAGGAGTCAAGATGGTCCAACCAGAGCATCGTCTCTTCCTGTCGAGCCAATGGGTCCCACGGACACTGAGCATCCTCGGGCTGCATCATGCCATCTGGACCTAATGAATGCCAACGTTCATGTGCACCCCAAGCTGCCCGACTACGATGAATTTGTGGCTCGGCTTGCTGCTTTTAGAGAAAAATGA
- the LOC121806348 gene encoding methyltransferase-like protein 22 isoform X1 produces the protein MEGGESVAPPVAAEEEGGNLQEEQVMSEVHLGCPPNHSGPHISRFTISLPPRVEAIDDRMNLVRGKVYEVDEDGDLVVTRRKPLKDSFVIFVQHSITSSIPRVGLQVWRAELVLADFVLHMTYNKSSGFDGVVAVELGSGTGLVGMLLSRAANTVFITDKGDEVLENCAKNVNLNAGNFHHEASIYVRELDWNHPWPPVVVADPPSKQSFGWISSELEKLQSASLLLAADVIYSDDLTDAFFSCLEAIMSSGSEKVLFLALEKRYNFSIDDLDVVANGYSHFRSYLKVEEEEGDALETEFPQRFVGRPINLEEIPQYVHEYERGNDVEIWKIRYTGPKR, from the exons ATGGAAGGCGGAGAAAGCGTAGCGCCGCCGGTAGCGGCGGAAGAAGAAGGCGGCAATTTACAGGAGGAGCAAGTAATGAGTGAGGTTCACCTTGGGTGCCCACCAAATCACTCCGGGCCTCACATTTCCCGCTTCACCATCTCTCTTCCACCTC GAGTTGAAGCGATTGACGATCGTATGAATTTAGTGCGCGGGAAAGTCTATGAAGTTGATGAAGATGGAGATTTGGTTGTAACTCGACGAA AACCTTTGAAGGATTCTTTTGTTATCTTTGTACAGCATAGCATCACTTCTTCAATACCAAGAGTTGGACTCCAG GTTTGGAGAGCAGAATTGGTTCTAGCTGACTTTGTGCTGCATATGACATATAATAAGTCATCCGGTTTTGATGGGGTTGTTGCAGTCGAGCTTGGTTCTGGCACTG GGTTAGTCGGAATGTTACTTTCCCGTGCTGCTAATACTGTATTCATAACTG ATAAAGGTGATGAAGTACTTGAAAACTGTGCCAAGAATGTTAATCTTAATGCTGGAAACTTCCACCACGAGGCTTCTATCTATGTACGTGAACTGGATTGGAACCATCCCTGGCCACCAGTGGTTGTGGCGGATCCTCCATCTAAACAGAG CTTTGGTTGGATCTCATCAGAGCTGGAAAAGCTTCAGAGTGCTTCTTTGCTCTTAGCTGCTGATGTTATCTACAGTGACGACTTAACTGATGCCTTCTTCAGTTGTTTAGAAGCAATCATGTCCAGTGGTTCAGAAAAG GTGCTATTCCTTGCTCTGGAGAAGCGATACAACTTCTCCATCGATGATCTTGATGTTGTTGCAAATGGCTACTCACACTTTCGAAGTTATCTTAAAGTCGAGGAAG AGGAGGGGGATGCTCTTGAAACTGAATTTCCACAGAGATTTGTCGGTAGGCCGATAAACCTGGAAGAGATTCCTCAGTACGTGCACGAGTACGAACGTGGAAACGACGTAGAGATTTGGAAGATTAGATATACTGGGCCCAAGCGTTGA
- the LOC121806348 gene encoding methyltransferase-like protein 22 isoform X2 produces MNLVRGKVYEVDEDGDLVVTRRKPLKDSFVIFVQHSITSSIPRVGLQVWRAELVLADFVLHMTYNKSSGFDGVVAVELGSGTGLVGMLLSRAANTVFITDKGDEVLENCAKNVNLNAGNFHHEASIYVRELDWNHPWPPVVVADPPSKQSFGWISSELEKLQSASLLLAADVIYSDDLTDAFFSCLEAIMSSGSEKVLFLALEKRYNFSIDDLDVVANGYSHFRSYLKVEEEEGDALETEFPQRFVGRPINLEEIPQYVHEYERGNDVEIWKIRYTGPKR; encoded by the exons ATGAATTTAGTGCGCGGGAAAGTCTATGAAGTTGATGAAGATGGAGATTTGGTTGTAACTCGACGAA AACCTTTGAAGGATTCTTTTGTTATCTTTGTACAGCATAGCATCACTTCTTCAATACCAAGAGTTGGACTCCAG GTTTGGAGAGCAGAATTGGTTCTAGCTGACTTTGTGCTGCATATGACATATAATAAGTCATCCGGTTTTGATGGGGTTGTTGCAGTCGAGCTTGGTTCTGGCACTG GGTTAGTCGGAATGTTACTTTCCCGTGCTGCTAATACTGTATTCATAACTG ATAAAGGTGATGAAGTACTTGAAAACTGTGCCAAGAATGTTAATCTTAATGCTGGAAACTTCCACCACGAGGCTTCTATCTATGTACGTGAACTGGATTGGAACCATCCCTGGCCACCAGTGGTTGTGGCGGATCCTCCATCTAAACAGAG CTTTGGTTGGATCTCATCAGAGCTGGAAAAGCTTCAGAGTGCTTCTTTGCTCTTAGCTGCTGATGTTATCTACAGTGACGACTTAACTGATGCCTTCTTCAGTTGTTTAGAAGCAATCATGTCCAGTGGTTCAGAAAAG GTGCTATTCCTTGCTCTGGAGAAGCGATACAACTTCTCCATCGATGATCTTGATGTTGTTGCAAATGGCTACTCACACTTTCGAAGTTATCTTAAAGTCGAGGAAG AGGAGGGGGATGCTCTTGAAACTGAATTTCCACAGAGATTTGTCGGTAGGCCGATAAACCTGGAAGAGATTCCTCAGTACGTGCACGAGTACGAACGTGGAAACGACGTAGAGATTTGGAAGATTAGATATACTGGGCCCAAGCGTTGA